A DNA window from Mucilaginibacter xinganensis contains the following coding sequences:
- a CDS encoding alpha-L-rhamnosidase-related protein, with product MRSFFTATLLICSLLLVKTVTAQTSGQVVLTKQWNAYWIAAKNETGRDYGVFYFRKSIDLVAKPTAFLVNVSADNRYKLFVNGTLVSVGPARGDTYYWNYEKIDLAPYLVAGKNTLSAIVWNEAELRPEAQISLRTGFILQGNTTSEEILNTNSSWKCIRDKAYQPLNTGVGYPAYYVAGPGELVDESKTIKGWMSADFKDADWPDAGMMDHGKPKGMADAFGWMLVPSSLPQMERTAQRIPVLRRADGVTVPPSFPAAATSVTIPANTTATLLLDQTYLTNAYVTLNFSKGKDAGISLTYAEALFDNLKKYHARKGNRNDVDGKDFAGRKDSLISDGTGGQTFTTLYWRTYRYVRVIVHTKDEPLVIDDLYGTATGYPFQLNAKLKTDDPEMQKMLEIGWRTARMDAIETYMDCPYYEQLQYIGDGRIQMMVSYYNSGDDRLARNAINLMDHSRIAEGLTLSRHPSYSPQIISTFSLWYIGVLHDYWMYRPDSNFVRDKLQGARTVLDFFSKYQQADGSLKNTPYWTFVDWASSWGYGMPPIGSKGGSSILDLQLLIAYQQAAEMESKLGMPVFAALYRAKAAQLKQTIQNKYWDPAKKLYADTEDKNIFSQHANSLAILTGVVKGTVATALSKNILADTTLTQCTIYFKYYMHLALVRGGLGNDYLKWLNVWRDNIKMGLTTWAEISDLPNSRSDCHAWGSSPNIEFFRTILGIDSYAPGFTKVKIEPHLGELKTASGEIPHPNGKVTVAYTLNSNQWKVKISLPQKTPGILVWKGKTYLLKAGENLFSI from the coding sequence ATGAGATCATTTTTTACTGCCACACTATTAATTTGCAGCTTGCTGTTGGTAAAAACAGTTACCGCGCAAACTTCCGGTCAGGTTGTACTTACCAAACAATGGAACGCTTACTGGATAGCTGCTAAAAATGAAACGGGCAGAGACTATGGCGTTTTCTATTTTCGCAAAAGTATTGACCTGGTTGCTAAACCAACCGCTTTTTTGGTTAATGTATCGGCAGATAACCGGTATAAATTATTTGTAAACGGCACCCTGGTGTCTGTTGGCCCTGCCCGCGGGGATACCTATTACTGGAACTATGAAAAAATTGACCTTGCACCGTACCTGGTTGCAGGAAAAAACACGTTATCAGCCATTGTATGGAACGAGGCGGAACTAAGGCCCGAGGCACAGATCTCGTTACGCACAGGCTTTATTTTGCAGGGCAACACAACATCTGAAGAAATTTTAAATACCAACAGCTCCTGGAAATGCATCCGTGATAAAGCTTATCAACCGCTTAATACCGGAGTTGGTTACCCGGCTTATTACGTTGCCGGCCCCGGCGAGCTGGTAGATGAAAGTAAAACGATAAAAGGCTGGATGTCCGCCGATTTTAAAGATGCCGACTGGCCGGATGCCGGCATGATGGATCATGGTAAACCCAAAGGCATGGCCGATGCTTTCGGCTGGATGCTGGTACCGTCTTCATTGCCGCAAATGGAACGTACCGCCCAGCGCATCCCGGTATTGCGCAGGGCCGATGGCGTTACGGTGCCCCCGTCATTCCCGGCAGCAGCAACAAGCGTAACTATCCCGGCAAACACCACGGCGACGTTGCTGCTTGATCAAACTTATTTAACCAATGCTTACGTAACACTGAATTTCAGTAAAGGAAAAGATGCCGGCATCTCGCTTACCTACGCCGAGGCCCTGTTTGATAACCTAAAAAAATACCACGCCCGAAAAGGCAACCGGAACGATGTGGACGGTAAGGATTTTGCCGGGAGAAAAGACAGTCTTATTTCAGATGGCACCGGCGGACAAACCTTTACCACCCTTTACTGGCGCACCTATCGTTACGTACGGGTGATAGTACACACTAAAGACGAACCACTGGTAATTGATGATCTGTATGGCACGGCCACAGGCTACCCTTTTCAGCTAAATGCCAAACTTAAAACCGATGACCCGGAAATGCAGAAAATGCTGGAGATTGGCTGGCGCACCGCCCGGATGGATGCCATTGAAACTTATATGGATTGCCCCTATTATGAACAGCTGCAATACATTGGCGACGGGCGCATCCAGATGATGGTATCGTATTACAACAGCGGCGACGACAGGCTGGCCCGCAATGCCATTAACCTGATGGATCATTCGCGTATTGCAGAGGGGCTAACGCTGAGCAGGCACCCTTCCTACAGCCCGCAGATCATTTCTACGTTTTCGTTGTGGTATATTGGCGTATTGCACGATTACTGGATGTACCGGCCCGACAGCAATTTTGTGAGGGACAAGCTGCAGGGCGCCCGCACCGTGCTTGATTTTTTCAGTAAATACCAGCAAGCCGACGGATCATTAAAAAATACGCCTTACTGGACGTTTGTGGATTGGGCATCAAGCTGGGGCTATGGCATGCCGCCTATTGGCAGCAAAGGGGGTTCTTCCATTCTCGATCTGCAATTACTTATCGCTTATCAGCAGGCCGCCGAAATGGAAAGTAAATTAGGGATGCCTGTATTTGCTGCTTTATACCGGGCCAAAGCGGCGCAGTTAAAACAAACCATTCAAAACAAGTATTGGGACCCGGCTAAAAAGTTATATGCCGATACGGAAGACAAGAATATTTTTTCGCAGCATGCCAACTCCCTGGCTATTTTAACCGGCGTGGTAAAGGGTACCGTAGCCACGGCATTGAGCAAAAACATTTTAGCGGATACCACTTTAACCCAATGTACCATTTACTTTAAATATTATATGCACCTGGCGTTGGTGCGCGGCGGCTTAGGCAACGATTATTTGAAGTGGCTAAACGTTTGGCGCGACAACATAAAAATGGGTCTTACCACCTGGGCCGAAATCAGCGACCTGCCCAACAGCCGCTCCGATTGCCACGCCTGGGGATCAAGCCCTAACATTGAATTTTTCAGGACCATATTGGGGATTGACAGCTATGCACCGGGTTTTACAAAAGTGAAAATTGAACCGCATTTAGGCGAACTTAAAACAGCGTCCGGCGAAATCCCCCACCCTAACGGTAAGGTGACGGTTGCCTATACCCTGAATAGCAATCAATGGAAGGTAAAGATTAGCCTGCCGCAAAAAACGCCCGGCATATTAGTCTGGAAAGGAAAAACTTATTTATTGAAGGCCGGCGAAAACTTGTTCAGCATCTGA
- a CDS encoding RNA polymerase sigma factor: protein MTKIEFNTLVLRQATSLRSYALHFTHDADDANDLVQDTMLKAITYYNKFKEGTNLKGWLYTIMKNTFINNYRRFIKMNTFVTKSDEISSPNLVFSSTKNQGEAKFVMDDLKKALDRLPADYYIPFTMYFEGHKYHEIADHLEIPIGTVKTRIHVARKLLKKSLKAYDNGIAKPVYAEN, encoded by the coding sequence ATGACTAAGATTGAGTTTAACACCCTAGTACTACGTCAGGCAACCTCACTAAGGTCTTATGCCTTACATTTTACCCATGACGCAGATGATGCTAACGACCTTGTTCAGGATACAATGTTGAAGGCCATAACTTATTATAATAAGTTTAAAGAAGGAACAAATTTAAAAGGGTGGTTATACACAATAATGAAAAACACCTTTATTAATAACTACCGCAGGTTTATAAAAATGAACACTTTTGTTACCAAAAGTGATGAGATAAGCTCACCTAACCTGGTATTCAGTTCAACTAAAAACCAGGGCGAAGCTAAGTTTGTAATGGACGATTTGAAAAAAGCTTTAGACAGACTGCCTGCAGATTATTATATACCATTTACTATGTATTTTGAAGGCCATAAATATCACGAAATTGCCGATCATTTAGAGATTCCGATTGGCACTGTGAAAACCCGAATCCACGTTGCACGTAAGCTATTGAAGAAAAGTTTAAAAGCTTATGATAACGGCATTGCGAAACCGGTTTACGCCGAAAATTAA
- the murB gene encoding UDP-N-acetylmuramate dehydrogenase → MLQIQENISLKNFNSFGIDAKARFFVEINHKDDLVELFMDPQWKALSRLVLGGGSNMLFLNDYNGLVIRMNIRGIEHRISKDEVFVEAGAGEVWNDLVNFCIAREYAGMENLSLIPGSVGASPIQNIGAYGVELKDVFFSCCAFEIETGTFKTFTKADCNFEYRESVFKSELKGQYIIVSVKFQLSLTPRFNLKYGAIEQELTNRGITEPTLKDVSQVVSHIRVSKLPDPSTIGNAGSFFKNPIITTKQFTRLQANFPEVVNYPAGEGLVKLAAGWLIEQCGWKGKTVGNTGTWHNQALVLVNHGGANGAEVYNFSSQIIDSVYTKFGVMLQREVNIIS, encoded by the coding sequence ATGCTTCAAATCCAGGAAAACATATCGCTTAAAAATTTCAATTCTTTTGGCATTGACGCGAAAGCCCGTTTTTTTGTTGAAATAAACCATAAGGACGATTTGGTTGAGCTTTTTATGGATCCGCAATGGAAGGCTCTTTCGCGCCTGGTATTAGGCGGTGGAAGCAATATGCTGTTTTTGAATGATTACAACGGACTGGTAATCCGCATGAATATCCGCGGCATTGAACACCGCATCAGTAAGGATGAGGTATTTGTTGAGGCCGGTGCCGGCGAAGTGTGGAATGACCTGGTGAACTTTTGTATAGCCCGCGAATATGCAGGTATGGAAAACCTGAGTTTGATCCCGGGCTCAGTAGGTGCATCGCCCATACAAAATATCGGCGCTTACGGCGTTGAACTTAAAGACGTTTTTTTTAGCTGCTGCGCTTTTGAAATAGAAACCGGTACTTTTAAAACATTTACCAAAGCCGACTGTAATTTTGAATACCGGGAAAGTGTTTTTAAAAGTGAGCTTAAAGGCCAATATATTATTGTATCGGTAAAGTTCCAATTGTCACTTACGCCTCGATTTAATTTAAAATACGGCGCTATTGAACAGGAACTGACCAACCGAGGTATTACTGAACCAACTTTAAAAGATGTTTCGCAGGTGGTGTCTCACATTCGCGTGTCAAAGCTTCCCGACCCATCAACCATTGGAAATGCAGGCAGTTTCTTTAAAAACCCCATCATAACCACCAAACAATTTACCCGGCTGCAGGCTAACTTCCCGGAGGTGGTAAACTATCCTGCGGGTGAAGGATTGGTTAAACTAGCCGCCGGATGGCTCATTGAACAATGCGGCTGGAAGGGAAAAACAGTTGGCAACACCGGAACATGGCACAACCAGGCGCTTGTTTTAGTTAACCATGGCGGAGCCAACGGAGCGGAGGTATACAACTTTTCGTCGCAAATCATAGACAGTGTGTACACTAAATTTGGCGTTATGTTGCAACGTGAGGTTAATATTATTAGTTAA
- a CDS encoding DUF4184 family protein, whose protein sequence is MPFTFSHPAVVLPLGRLAKGLSLTGLVIGSMVPDFEYLIRMRMLSRYSHTWQGFIWFDIPLAYILVILYEIFVKDKLITHLPAGINRRFFSLRGFITYYTLKYFLAILISVAIGAATHILWDGFTHPGGMFVKRFAYLSRIVKVHGYRFYIYTLLQHASTAAGALIILISYYMLPRGKLTRATSIAGYWLQIILVMVVVVAIKLATGMPLHQYGTLIVTVVSGGVIGLIVATMLAERVQPMV, encoded by the coding sequence ATGCCTTTCACTTTTTCACATCCTGCTGTTGTTTTACCATTAGGGAGGCTGGCGAAAGGTTTGTCACTTACCGGTTTGGTTATTGGCAGCATGGTGCCCGATTTTGAATACCTTATCCGCATGCGGATGTTGAGCCGCTACAGTCATACCTGGCAGGGCTTTATTTGGTTTGATATTCCATTAGCCTATATCCTGGTTATTTTATACGAGATCTTTGTTAAGGATAAACTTATTACCCATTTGCCCGCAGGTATAAACCGGAGGTTTTTTAGCTTAAGGGGCTTTATAACTTATTACACACTAAAATACTTTTTGGCTATCCTGATCTCCGTTGCCATAGGTGCTGCAACGCATATTTTATGGGATGGCTTTACACATCCCGGCGGTATGTTTGTAAAGCGTTTTGCTTATTTATCGCGTATTGTTAAGGTGCATGGTTACCGGTTCTATATCTATACCCTTTTACAACATGCCAGTACGGCGGCGGGGGCATTAATTATTTTAATAAGTTATTATATGCTGCCCAGGGGCAAACTTACCAGGGCTACAAGCATTGCCGGTTATTGGCTGCAAATAATATTGGTGATGGTAGTGGTGGTAGCTATAAAGCTTGCTACGGGAATGCCATTGCATCAGTACGGAACGTTAATTGTAACGGTTGTTTCAGGGGGAGTGATTGGGCTTATTGTGGCAACGATGCTTGCAGAGCGGGTTCAACCTATGGTATAA